One segment of Candidatus Nitrospira nitrosa DNA contains the following:
- a CDS encoding NUDIX hydrolase, with protein sequence MNYCSHCGATVTHKVPVGDNLPRHVCGQCERIHYHNPKIVAGCIPEWDGQVLLCRRAIEPRLGLWTFPAGFMELGESTEQAAVRETMEEAQADVTITGLYAVLSLPHIGQVYLVFRGRMKAPTFMAGPESLDVRLFSHSTIPWETMAFPVVGEALRRYVADAKNGEFPVYLASLPDQPAF encoded by the coding sequence ATGAACTATTGTAGTCATTGTGGCGCGACCGTCACACACAAAGTTCCAGTGGGTGACAATCTTCCGAGGCATGTGTGTGGCCAGTGTGAGCGCATTCATTATCATAACCCCAAGATTGTCGCGGGCTGTATTCCAGAATGGGACGGCCAAGTCCTCCTCTGCCGTCGTGCGATTGAGCCACGTCTTGGACTCTGGACGTTCCCTGCGGGATTTATGGAGTTGGGCGAAAGTACTGAACAGGCGGCAGTGCGTGAGACGATGGAGGAGGCGCAGGCTGATGTCACGATTACCGGACTCTACGCCGTGCTCAGTCTACCTCATATCGGACAGGTCTATCTCGTGTTTCGGGGACGGATGAAGGCACCAACTTTCATGGCGGGACCTGAAAGCTTGGATGTCAGGCTCTTCTCACACTCCACCATTCCTTGGGAGACCATGGCTTTCCCGGTGGTCGGCGAAGCTCTGAGGCGCTATGTTGCCGATGCGAAGAACGGGGAGTTCCCAGTCTACCTCGCCAGCCTGCCGGATCAACCTGCGTTTTAG
- a CDS encoding PilZ domain-containing protein, which yields MKWWKSSAKAKQEAVRLDSDRRREPRIGGTFKVRYSGSEGADIIIGHGTITDLSRYGFRIQGNQHVKVGMELGLFLELPDQESPLCIPQATVSWVNGRWFGVELRADRKKEPEWLEYLLE from the coding sequence GTGAAGTGGTGGAAGTCCTCAGCAAAAGCCAAGCAAGAAGCCGTTCGTCTCGACTCCGACCGCCGACGAGAGCCTCGCATAGGAGGAACGTTTAAAGTACGATACTCCGGTTCCGAAGGAGCTGACATCATCATCGGCCACGGCACCATCACCGACCTGAGCCGATATGGATTCCGGATCCAAGGAAATCAACACGTAAAGGTCGGCATGGAGCTTGGCCTGTTCCTCGAACTGCCTGATCAGGAGAGTCCGCTCTGCATTCCCCAGGCCACCGTCTCTTGGGTAAACGGGCGATGGTTCGGTGTGGAGTTACGGGCCGACCGAAAAAAAGAGCCGGAATGGTTGGAGTACCTACTGGAATAG
- the lon gene encoding endopeptidase La, translated as MDESVLSVLPILPVKRTVLFPGIMMPLTIGRERSVAAVNAAMKTEEKTIVVVAQRDPQTEEPGLADLYSIGTKATIKQIGQASEGTIHALVQGLDRVVLLKEESSASYSTVRVRTLERPSDEGAEVQALHRAIQELVSELPRLIQAPAIQEVGTILSNENDSVALAYRIASLVNLNVVEEQRLLESASTLDLLRTLYAALSKEIQILQLREKITRDAQTKIGKTQREYVLREQLKAIQEELGEGESDENEVARLKRQIAEADLPDHIRKEVEREVTRLGKVPPTSPDHQVLRTYLELVLELPWRKASEEHLDLATVREVLEEDHYGIKEVKERIVEHLAVLKLNPKAKAPILCLVGPPGVGKTSLGQSIARAMSRTFERFSLGGVHDEAELRGHRRTYVGSLPGRIIQAIRRAGVNNPVLMLDEVDKMGRDFRGDPAAALLEVLDPAQNHTFRDHYLDLPFDLSKVFFITTANTLDTISQPLLDRMEVIRLQGYSEREKAEIARRYLWPRRLTEAGIQESQTVLTDDVLNLVISRYTREAGVRQLEQMLGRLTRKVALTFADLPDGQHRQPVAIQADMLSEWLGSERFMPEEARKHLPPGVATGLAWTPTGGDVLYIETTLLPGGHELTLTGQLGDVMQESARAARSYLWSHAESMGLDISRFKRNGVHIHVPSGAIPKDGPSAGITMATALASAYENRAVRSDTAMTGEISLSGLVLPVGGIKEKVLAAHRAGIKRIILPKANEKDLKDVPQEVRDELTFILAERIEEVLPAAFNLDSHNAPAGSEPVGAVSTTEDR; from the coding sequence ATGGATGAGAGTGTCTTATCGGTACTGCCGATACTCCCCGTCAAGCGCACGGTTTTGTTTCCAGGAATCATGATGCCGCTGACGATTGGTCGTGAACGATCCGTCGCCGCTGTCAATGCCGCGATGAAGACGGAGGAAAAGACGATCGTCGTCGTGGCGCAACGAGATCCCCAGACCGAAGAGCCCGGGTTGGCTGATCTGTACTCCATCGGGACAAAAGCCACCATCAAACAAATCGGTCAAGCCTCAGAGGGAACGATCCACGCCCTCGTTCAAGGCCTGGATCGCGTCGTCCTCTTAAAAGAGGAATCATCAGCTTCTTACTCCACCGTACGCGTTCGGACTCTTGAGCGTCCGTCGGACGAGGGAGCGGAGGTGCAAGCCCTTCACCGAGCCATTCAAGAACTTGTGTCCGAGTTGCCCAGACTGATCCAAGCTCCTGCCATTCAAGAAGTCGGGACGATATTGAGCAATGAAAATGACTCTGTCGCGCTGGCCTATCGTATCGCCTCTCTGGTGAATCTCAATGTAGTGGAGGAACAGCGTTTGCTTGAGTCTGCATCGACTCTCGACCTCCTACGCACTCTCTATGCCGCTCTGTCGAAAGAAATCCAAATCTTGCAACTTCGGGAAAAAATCACCCGAGATGCACAGACAAAAATCGGGAAAACCCAGCGCGAGTACGTCTTACGGGAACAATTGAAGGCCATCCAGGAGGAACTCGGTGAAGGCGAGAGTGATGAGAATGAAGTGGCTCGCCTCAAGCGCCAAATCGCGGAAGCGGATCTCCCTGACCATATCCGCAAAGAAGTCGAGCGAGAAGTCACCCGATTAGGCAAAGTACCACCAACCTCACCGGATCATCAGGTCCTTCGGACTTACCTTGAGCTGGTCCTCGAACTCCCCTGGAGAAAAGCTTCTGAGGAGCACCTCGATCTCGCTACGGTCCGTGAGGTGTTGGAGGAAGATCACTACGGCATCAAGGAAGTTAAGGAACGGATCGTCGAACATTTGGCGGTTTTGAAGCTCAACCCAAAGGCCAAGGCCCCGATTCTCTGTCTCGTCGGACCACCTGGTGTCGGCAAGACCAGCCTCGGTCAATCGATTGCCAGGGCCATGAGCCGAACCTTCGAGCGATTCAGTCTGGGCGGCGTCCATGACGAGGCTGAATTGCGAGGCCACCGCCGCACCTATGTCGGCTCGCTCCCCGGCCGTATCATTCAGGCTATCCGTCGGGCAGGGGTCAACAACCCTGTCTTGATGCTCGATGAGGTCGACAAGATGGGACGCGATTTCCGAGGCGACCCCGCAGCTGCGCTGCTCGAGGTTCTGGACCCAGCACAAAATCATACGTTCCGCGATCACTATTTGGATCTTCCCTTCGATCTCTCGAAGGTATTTTTCATCACCACGGCGAACACGCTCGATACCATCAGCCAACCCCTATTGGATCGGATGGAAGTGATTCGCCTTCAGGGGTATAGCGAGCGTGAGAAAGCCGAAATCGCTCGTCGTTATCTCTGGCCCAGGCGACTAACGGAAGCCGGCATTCAGGAAAGCCAGACGGTACTCACAGATGACGTGCTGAATCTTGTGATCTCGCGCTACACACGGGAAGCCGGCGTACGACAACTCGAACAGATGCTGGGACGGTTGACCAGAAAAGTCGCCTTAACCTTCGCTGATCTGCCGGACGGCCAGCATCGCCAACCCGTCGCTATACAGGCCGACATGCTTAGCGAGTGGTTGGGATCCGAGCGGTTTATGCCGGAAGAAGCAAGGAAACATTTGCCTCCCGGCGTCGCGACAGGTCTCGCCTGGACGCCGACCGGCGGCGATGTACTCTATATTGAAACCACCTTACTCCCTGGTGGCCACGAGTTGACCTTGACTGGGCAACTAGGCGACGTGATGCAGGAGTCGGCACGTGCGGCAAGAAGTTATCTCTGGTCGCACGCTGAAAGTATGGGATTGGATATCTCACGCTTCAAGCGAAACGGAGTCCACATCCATGTCCCATCTGGGGCTATTCCAAAAGACGGTCCGTCGGCTGGCATCACCATGGCCACCGCCTTGGCTTCCGCTTATGAGAACAGAGCCGTGCGAAGCGACACGGCGATGACAGGAGAAATTAGCCTGAGTGGACTCGTCTTACCCGTGGGTGGCATCAAGGAAAAAGTACTGGCGGCCCATCGCGCCGGAATCAAGCGGATCATTCTGCCGAAGGCCAATGAGAAAGATCTGAAAGATGTTCCGCAGGAAGTACGCGACGAACTGACCTTCATCCTGGCGGAACGGATTGAGGAAGTCTTGCCGGCAGCCTTCAATCTCGATTCCCACAATGCGCCGGCTGGCAGCGAACCCGTAGGCGCTGTCAGCACCACGGAAGACCGTTAA